CAGCCCGCCGAAGAACAGGTGGATCGCGTCGGCCAGGCGCTGGCCGAGCGGGCCGGCGCCGTGCGCCCAGACGGCGACCGCGGTCAGGATCGAGAAGCCCAGCATGAGCAGCCCGGCGCCGTCGCGGCGGTGCTCCGGGCCGATGTTGCGGGCGTTACGCCCGGCGCCCCGGGCCACCCAGCCGACGCTGTGCGCCAGGCCCATCCAGAGGGCGCTGACACCGCGGCTCACGCCGGGCCCGATCGCCGGCGGCCGGTTCGCCGCGGCACGCTTGCGGGCGGCCGGCTTGGCGGCCGCCTTCTTGACCGGCCGGGCCGGTTGCCGGGCACGCGAGGTCGCGGCGCCGCGCGACGTGGACGCGGCACGGCCCCGGCTCGCCGGAGGAGTTCGGCCCGCCATGGATGACACCGTATCGGTAAGGATCCAAAGCATCGAGCAGGCGCACCGTGACCCATCCTCGCTTTTGCCGGGTGCCCGGCGCTTAAGCTCACCACGTGCAACCACTCGACAACGAGATGATCAAGGCAGCCCTGGACGCGCGCGGGTTCGCGTACTTCGTCGACGCGGACGGTGACATCGCCGGGAACTTCCAGGGGAACCTGATCTATTTCTTCCGGCTCGGCGAGAACAAGGAGATGCTGCAGATCCGGGCGATGATGCAGCATGTCTTCACTGTCGAGGACGTGCCGAGACTCTACGAGTTCTGCAACACCTGGAACCGCGACCAGCTCTGGCCGAAAGCGTATGTGCAGGTCACCGACGACGGCGCGGTCGTGGTGGTGGGCGAGGTGTCGACCGACTGGGAGCGCGGCGTGACCCCGGAACAGCTCGACCAGGTGCTGATCTGCGGGATCGCGACAGGGTGCCGGCTCGGCGAGGCGCTCGGCGAGCTGAAGAACTAGAGACCACCCGTCGCCCGTCCGGAAAGACGGAAAGGACCGGGGCCGCTGCCGGCCCCGGTCCTTTTTCGCGTACGCCGTGACTACCGCACGTCGAAGCCCAGCGAGTAGGCGCCGCTGCCGGAGGTGGCTACCACCACGTACCGGAAGGTGCCGGAGCCCTGCTCGACGCTGAGCGTCTTGACGCCGTCGCCGGTGGCCTGCGCCACGGTGCGGAAACCGTTGCGGGTCAGCCGCTGCAGGACCAGGCCGAAGTCGGCGCCGTCGGGCGACTGGAGGCAGGCGGTGTGGGTGCCGGCCCGGGCCCGGAAGCTACCGCCGTCCGGCTGCGCCTGCGCCTTGCCCGCCTTGCTGAGCGAGCCGTCGCGCTGCACCGGCAGGTCGCCGCAGGCGGCCGCGTCGCCACCGTCACCGGCGTCGCCGCCGTCGCCGGCCGCCGGAGCGCTCGCCGCCGGATCGGCGGTGTCCCCGGCCGCGCCCCCGCCGCCGCTGGTCACCAGCGTCAGGTTGTTCGCCGCCAGGATCTCGTTGACCGGCTGGAAGAACGTCTCGCCGCCGGCCGTGCAGTCGCCGGAGCCACCCGAGGTGACGCCCTGCGCCTGGTCGCCGGAGAGCCACGGGCCACCCGAGTCGCCGCCCTCGGCGCAGACGTCGGTGCGGGTCAGGCCGGTCACGGCGCCCTCCGGGTACCGGACGGTCTGGTTCTTG
This window of the Actinoplanes oblitus genome carries:
- a CDS encoding YbjN domain-containing protein; amino-acid sequence: MQPLDNEMIKAALDARGFAYFVDADGDIAGNFQGNLIYFFRLGENKEMLQIRAMMQHVFTVEDVPRLYEFCNTWNRDQLWPKAYVQVTDDGAVVVVGEVSTDWERGVTPEQLDQVLICGIATGCRLGEALGELKN